CCGTTCCTTCCTGTTCCCCCCGCGGCCCTCACTCCTTCCTTCTGGATGGGGGCCCACAGGGCCGTGATGGGTATAAAGAGCCGGCGGAGAGCACCAGGCACAAGACTCTGCGCCACCAGGACTGGGCGACAAGACTCTCCTGGCCAGGTAGGGCAGCGCCCCTTCCCCCACAGGCCCGGTGAGGTGGGACGGGGTCCCTGTCGGACTCGGTggcctgcctcttccctccaggAGCCTTGGGACTCCCCATCCAGAGGCCATGCTGCTGTGGCTGACCCTCGCCCTCCTGGGGAGCACCGGCTGCTGGGCAGGGCGTAAGTCTGCTGGGtatgccccaccccccccagcccgTCCCCCTGCGCGGCCACCCTCCGCCCACCGGGCCCTGGGCAGAGCCCTCGCGCAGACCGACTCCAATCTCGGGAGCCCGCGGGCTGCCTGGTGGGGGGGCCGAGCCCAGTTCCGGTCAGGGACGCACCGTACCTCCGCCTGAGCGTCCCTTCCTCCCACCCGATCCCCTCATCACCTAGAGATGTACGGGATTGGGCAAGGCAAATACTTCAGCACCTCTAGTGACTGCGAAATCACCGGGATCCGGGTGGCCACGAGTACCTTTGGCCTGATGAAGAGGTGAGAGGAGCAGGACCTtgggagccgggggaggggctTTACCCCCTTTCCCTGTACCTTCGCTGGGCTCCGGAGGACCCTGGGAGTTCTGGAGCCACGGCCTGTCCCTTCGTTCCTGTCCTCAGGCTCCTCCCGCCCTGCACACCGGCCCCTCTGGTTCTGTCTGCAAGTCCTGAGCGGCTTCCTGGGCTGATGTGAAAGGAGGGGTAGATgatgcttctccctcctttctcattTGAACCCCAAACAGCCTGTCAGTCTGAGATGCCTGCCTGATGGGGAACCCAGGGGACGGTCTGtccaggggagggtcagaggaaagTGATGGTCAGAAAAGACCACTGGCAGGACGCAAGTCGCCAGAAGTGTGCAGAGGCCAAGAGCCAGGCTCTGGGCCTGGCGGGGGATCTGTGCTCTGCACTCACAGGGTCCTGCGGGGAGCGGCCAGCACCACCGGGGACAGAGCGCCGGCAGGGCCAGGTGGACGGAAGCCCTGATGAGCACAGCTAGGCCAGTGTGGGAGTCACCTGCCTCTAGGGCCTGTGACCGGGTCTAGTCCATAACTGGGGCTCAGAAGCTCCAACGTTGGGCCTGGGGACAGTTCCCCACCGTGAGCAGCGACAGCAGCTGGAGCCTGAGGGTTGTGGCGACTTGCCAAGCTCCCCTTATGAATGATGTCATTGATGCCCCCCCCCCACGCACTCCCACTCTTCAGGtaaggaaacaggcccagagaggctgggtGACGAGCCCAAGATCACAGGGCTCGAAAGCATCAGAGCAGGAGTCTGAGAGCAGCACCCCTGTGCCAGGACCCCAAATCCACGTGCTTGGGGAGGTCCACCTGTATGACAGGGTTGTTGTCCGTGCAAGGGGACAGAGCACCTGGGGAGCGGGGAGGCAGTATGGCAACTCTTCCCCCGTCTCCCAGTATCCAGGTGAGATGCGGGTCGTCCTGGAGCACAGTGTATGGCACCTCCGGGGGGAACACCCAGGAATTCATCCTGCAGCCGGGAGAGTACATCACTATGATCTCTGGCTCCTACAAGTTGTACATGCACTCCCTGGTCATATACACACATGTGGGTCGCTACGGCTTATTTGGCAAGGAAAGTGACTTCAACTTCATGGCCTACCCCGAtgaggaggggcaggtgctcacgGGCATCTGTGGCCAGCACAAGCTCTTAGGCATCTCGGGCCTCTGCTTTAACTGGGGCTATCCTCCAACCAACATCACAGAGGTGTATGCCTCCCTGTGAGCCAAGGGGGCCGAGAGGAGCCGAGTCTGGACCTCAGGCTGGAATCTACCGATTAATAAAGCTTCTGCACGAACGGTGCCTCCGGGTGTGGTCCTTGGGTCCGGGGTGTGACCGAAGCCTTCCCAGCCGGTGGGGGATGAGGCCCGGGGAGGAGGTGAAGGAGTAGGGAGGAGGGGGTCCGGCGCCCCAGGCCTCGGGGATTCCGCCAACGACAAGGGCCCGCAACGACAAGTGCAGGCTTCAGGCCTCAAAGATCTTCAGTCTTGAGGAGTCTGGGCTCTGAGGATGCTCCCGACCCCGTCCCTACCCCAAGCCGTCCAGCTGGCCTCTGATGGCCCAGGCTCAGTCCCCATCTTCTCTGGGGCCTTAGGGCAGCCAGCCGTTCACTTATTTGCCCACTCAGCACACACTTGCCGGGGCCTGGGCTCCCCTGGCCACTCAGGGTTAGAAGAGGCCAGGTGTCTAGCCAAAGGGTGCCCTGTAGAAGTGGGTGGTGGCATCTGCATTGATGGGGACACACGCAGGGCATTGTGAGTAGGCACCAGCGTACAGGCAGGGTGATGGGGGAGTGCTccagggaagccttcctggaggaggcaacggaggagggtggagggggagtgGGAGCTGGCCCCGtagagacaggaggaggagggcatcCCGGGCCGAGGGACCCgcaggggcagaggctgggacCAGAGGTGGCTGGGGACAGGGCTCTTCGATGTGTGATTTGTGACAGCAGCCTAGGGCGCTAATGCAGACTCCACACCCTGCCCGTCCCAAGCCTGGAGTCCCACACGGGAGTTCGCCGCCCGCGTCCCAGAGACAGCCCCCCAGGGTTGGCCTGGGTCACACAGCAGCAAGCCTCCAAGTTGGGGTTCGCGTGGCCTGGAGCCCCAGAAACAGGCCGACGTTTTACGCCGTCCTGCTCCTTGTCCTTAAAATGCTGGCTGGGGGCCATGGGGTGCTGCTCCCCCGGGGTCCCAGGGCCGGTTTCCGACAATCCTCGACCTAGGCtggggagaagaaaacaaaactcctgtttattttctttgtttcctactGGAAATTTCGGGTTTTCTTCAAGTGTGAGTGTGACCTCAGCCGGCTCCTCTGCAGCGTCTGTGACCTTGGCGTGTCACTTACCTTTGTCAAAGGTCATCTTGAAATTCACACTCCTCACAGCTTGCACACCATGGGTGTTTTTAGACTTGCCACTTGATCTGCGGGTGGTAAAAGGTATTTGGAGAACACACCAAGGGGCACATTGTGACAGATGCGTCTGTGCTGACTTTGCAGGACACGGTTTTCCTCCTGCGTGGTGgaaaagccccccacccccacccccacccccaccccagcggTGCCGTGGGACCCCAGGGCCACTTCCGTTGAATGATTAATTCCTTGCCCTGCAGGTGGCTAAAAGGAAAATCTGTTTTCAATGTGAGAGAGACTCCTGACCACTCTCACAGGGGTGGTTCTTGGGGCTGGCAGCTTGCGGGGGGCGGGAACCCTATGTCCCCATGCGCCCTGTACGGCAACCAGGATGGTCAGAAATGAGAACATGTGGGGTTGAAGAGGGCAAGCACTGATCTGCGTTGGAGTCAAGGCCTTGTGACCAGGATCAGAAGGAAGGACGAGGACAGGGCGGGAGctagaggt
This DNA window, taken from Canis lupus familiaris isolate Mischka breed German Shepherd chromosome 6, alternate assembly UU_Cfam_GSD_1.0, whole genome shotgun sequence, encodes the following:
- the ZG16B gene encoding zymogen granule protein 16 homolog B; the encoded protein is MLLWLTLALLGSTGCWAGQMYGIGQGKYFSTSSDCEITGIRVATSTFGLMKSIQVRCGSSWSTVYGTSGGNTQEFILQPGEYITMISGSYKLYMHSLVIYTHVGRYGLFGKESDFNFMAYPDEEGQVLTGICGQHKLLGISGLCFNWGYPPTNITEVYASL